One genomic window of Aerococcaceae bacterium DSM 111021 includes the following:
- a CDS encoding glycosyltransferase family 2 protein — protein MKDFVVIIPAYNPMNELPNYIKNLLDENVLGIVVVDDGSDQVFSDLFENITQLERTIVLKHEVNMGKGAALKTGFNYINANYSHVNSVVTADSDGQHLVVDVVNVGDEMVATLADYILGTRNFARSGVPFRSRIGNWFTSLVFALFFQLKIRDTQTGLRAFKTNQLENLMKVSGNRFEYEINMLIMIAKEKHSMDSVAISTVYHDEHTSHYSTIKDSVSIGKQMVKGLFVSK, from the coding sequence TTGAAAGACTTTGTTGTAATTATACCTGCGTATAATCCAATGAATGAATTACCCAACTATATAAAGAATCTACTTGATGAAAATGTATTAGGGATTGTAGTGGTAGATGATGGTTCTGACCAAGTATTTTCAGACCTTTTTGAGAATATTACTCAATTGGAGAGAACGATAGTATTGAAGCATGAAGTTAATATGGGGAAAGGGGCAGCATTAAAGACAGGATTTAATTACATCAATGCTAATTATAGTCATGTGAATAGTGTTGTCACTGCGGATTCCGATGGTCAGCACCTTGTAGTAGATGTAGTGAATGTTGGAGATGAAATGGTTGCTACGCTTGCCGATTATATACTGGGAACAAGAAACTTTGCAAGAAGTGGAGTGCCATTTAGAAGTCGCATTGGAAACTGGTTTACGTCATTAGTTTTTGCATTGTTTTTCCAATTAAAAATCAGAGATACACAAACAGGTTTACGTGCATTTAAAACTAATCAGTTAGAGAATTTAATGAAAGTATCAGGTAACCGATTTGAATATGAGATCAATATGTTAATTATGATTGCAAAAGAAAAACATTCAATGGATAGTGTTGCAATTAGTACGGTATATCATGATGAACACACGTCACATTATTCTACAATCAAAGATTCTGTTTCAATCGGTAAGCAAATGGTGAAGGGCTTATTTGTATCTAAATAA